Part of the Gemmatimonadota bacterium genome is shown below.
TACCTTCGACGGTGACTCTATGGAGGGTGAGATCGCCGGCGGCGGTCGCCGCGGCGGCGGCGGCGGCCCTCGGCCGTTCACCGGCAAGCGGGGCAGCTGACGTCCTGACGCCAGGGTGACGCGGCTTCGGCCGCGTCACCCCTGCCGGCCTCGATTTGCCCGTCGGCAGGTCCCCTTCCGATCTTGTACGATCTTGATGCGCGCCACTCCCGTCTGATCGCTGTCTCGTATCGTGGAGGAAGACCATGCGGCTTCCCGCCGCCCTTTTCGCTCTTGTCGCATTCGCTGCTCCGGGTGCGGCTCAAGACACGATCCGCCAGCTCACCGCGGATGACTATGCTCGCTCCGAACGACTTCTGAGCGAGCACACCGAAGCGCTCGTTTACGGTGCTTCGGTGACGCCGCACTGGCTCGTGGACGGCCGCTTCTGGTACGAGAACCGCATTCGCGAAGGCATCGAATTCATACTCGTCGACCCCCGCGCTCGAACGCGCGAGCAGGCGTTCGATCACGGACGATTGGCCGCCGCGTTGGCGGCGGCCGGCGGCGGCACTTTCACCGCGCAGGCACTCCCCATCCAGAGCATGACGTTCGAGGGAGAGACGTTGATCGTGGAGTTGGCGGAGCTCGGCCGCTACGCCTGCGCCATGTCGTCTTACCGGTGTGAGCAGGCTGAGTCGTTTGAGGAGCCGAGCGCCTCGCGCCTCCTGGTCGTTTCGCCCGACGGCAGCCTCGTAGTGTTCATTCGCGACTACGACCTGTGGGTGCGCAACGTCGAGACGGACGAGGAGACGCGCCTCACCACGGATGGCCGGGAAGACTTCGGCTATGCGACCGATAACGCGGGATGGACCAAGAGCGACGAGGCGGTCGTGAAGTGGTCCCCCGACTCGCGGAAGATCGCAACGTTCCAGCACGACGCGCGTGGCGTCGGAATGATGTACTTGGTGAACACCCAGGTCGGTCACCCCGAACTCCAGGCGTGGAAATATCCGTTGCCGGAGGACTCGGTGATCTTTCGCATCTCGAGGATCGTGATCGACCTGGACCGCCCGACGGGCGACCGTGTCGTTCGCTTCGACATGCCTCCGGATCAACACCGTTCGACGTGCAGCGATCACATCAGGTGTGGTCGGAGCTTCGGCGACGTCGAGTGGGCTGCCAACAGCGAGACGCTCGCCTTCGTATCGACCTCGCGGGATCACAAGAGCGCCAAGGTACGCCTCGCCGACGTCTCCACCGGTCAAGTGACGGACCTCTTCGAGGAGGTCGAGCAGACCTTCTTCGAGTCGAACGGCTGGCGGTATCTCTCGGAGTCGAACGAGATCCTCTGGTTCAGCCAGCGCGAGGACTGGGGGCACCTGTACCTCTACGACTCGCGGACCGGTGTCCTCGAGAGCCAAGTCACCACGGGTGACTGGAATGTTCTTGACATCATCGAGGTCGACGAGTCGTCGCGCACGGTCACGGTCCTAGGCAACGAGCGCGAAGCGGGCGATCCCTACTTCCAATACTTCTACGAGATCGACCTAGACGATGGGGACGTCACGCTGTTGACTCCCGACAGCGCGAATCACACCGCCTCCTTCTCACCGGACGGCGAGTACCTCGTCGATACCTATTCGACGCCCGTGGTGCCGTCTGTGACGGTGCTGCGCGACCGCCGTGGCCGCCCACTCATGACGCTCGAGGAGGCGGATATTTCTGACTTGGTCGACTCCGGTTGGCAACCACCCATGCCGTTCAGCGTGAAGGCCAGAGACGGCGCGACCGACCTGTACGGCCTTCTCTTCCGTCCGATGGACTTCGACGAGAATGCCAAGTACCCGGTGGTGAACTACCTGTACCCGGGGCCACAGAGCGGGAGCGTGGGAAGCCGCAGCTTTCGGGCGTCGCACCGAGACCTCCAGTCGATCGCCGAGCTTGGCTTCGTAGTCATCGAGCTCGACGCGATGGGGACGCCGGGGCGCTCGAAAGAGTTCC
Proteins encoded:
- a CDS encoding DPP IV N-terminal domain-containing protein — its product is MRLPAALFALVAFAAPGAAQDTIRQLTADDYARSERLLSEHTEALVYGASVTPHWLVDGRFWYENRIREGIEFILVDPRARTREQAFDHGRLAAALAAAGGGTFTAQALPIQSMTFEGETLIVELAELGRYACAMSSYRCEQAESFEEPSASRLLVVSPDGSLVVFIRDYDLWVRNVETDEETRLTTDGREDFGYATDNAGWTKSDEAVVKWSPDSRKIATFQHDARGVGMMYLVNTQVGHPELQAWKYPLPEDSVIFRISRIVIDLDRPTGDRVVRFDMPPDQHRSTCSDHIRCGRSFGDVEWAANSETLAFVSTSRDHKSAKVRLADVSTGQVTDLFEEVEQTFFESNGWRYLSESNEILWFSQREDWGHLYLYDSRTGVLESQVTTGDWNVLDIIEVDESSRTVTVLGNEREAGDPYFQYFYEIDLDDGDVTLLTPDSANHTASFSPDGEYLVDTYSTPVVPSVTVLRDRRGRPLMTLEEADISDLVDSGWQPPMPFSVKARDGATDLYGLLFRPMDFDENAKYPVVNYLYPGPQSGSVGSRSFRASHRDLQSIAELGFVVIELDAMGTPGRSKEFHEAYYGNMGDNGLPDQIAGIRQLAERYSWIDVDNVGIFGHSGGGFAAAGAIMRYPDFYRVAVSQAGNHDNRNYEDDWGEKWQGLLEVNPDGTTTYDNQANQLLAENLEGKLLIAHGTMDSNVPPSNTMLVVNALIDANKDFDLILMPNRGHGFGNEPYMMRRRWDYFVRHLLGAEPPKGYEIGQLQPPIG